From Parambassis ranga chromosome 9, fParRan2.1, whole genome shotgun sequence, the proteins below share one genomic window:
- the LOC114441363 gene encoding calcineurin B homologous protein 3-like has product MGASQTRTEHQYQSLADKTGFSLEQIKNLHQRFQHLSGNEEKISRENLDSIPALANNPIKKQIIEAFFDKRNQHQEEVGFFEEIGFEQFLMVMSHFRPPTLKMTEEEKQAMRKEKLRFLFNMHDTDNDGTITLDEYRKVVEELLSKSGAIDQEAAKAIADAAMLEVASTNVPHMGPDDFYEGITFEHFEQILKGLEMESRMHIRFLGVDTTTMRCGKSTS; this is encoded by the exons ATGGGAGCCTCTCAGACGCGCACCGAGCACCAGTACCAGAGCCTGGCGGACAAGACCGGAT TTTCACTTGAGCAGATCAAGAACCTTCACCAGAGATTTCAGCATCTGAGTGGAAATGAAGAGAAGATAAG CAGAGAAAACTTGGACAGCATACCAGCCCTCGCCAACAACCCCATCAAGAAGCAAATTATCGAAGCATTCTTTGATAAACG AAACCAGCATCAGGAGGAGGTGGGCTTCTTCGAAGAGATCGGTTTTGAGCAGTTCCTCATGGTCATGTCCCACTTCCGTCCTCCTACTTTGAAAATGACAGAAGAGGAGAAGCAGGCTATGAGGAAAGAGAAGCTTCGCT TCCTGTTCAACATGCATGACACAGACAATGACGGCACCATCACTCTGGATGAGTACAGGAAG GTAGTGGAGGAACTTCTGTCAAAAAGCGGCGCCATCGACCAGGAGGCTGCCAAGGCAATAGCAGATGCAGCCATGTTGGAGGTGGCGAGCACAAACGTGCCCCACATG ggtccAGATGATTTCTATGAAGGAATTACGTTTGAGCATTTTGAACAG ATTTTAAAAGGACTGGAAATGGAGTCCAGGATGCACATTCGCTTCCTGGGTGTGGACACGACAACAATGCGTTGTGGGAAATCGACCTCTTGA
- the LOC114441361 gene encoding F-box only protein 21-like produces MATSVAREGQPSLNGIISDSQTKRLTDLPTELLEHILCFPVLKHVDICNVSCCCKRLHDVCHGRGKVWGHQYKLRWPRLQRFYRQNECCDWLREYKTRHRVGIQIRRTVESFSKRFFTEVPCVGQVLGDSFAEIESLGMPEHFCEDELLFILNSDKRKSLTLKYYAKKILYFLRQQNILRSLKTFLERPAEQQSALEGAVLVDQYCNPLADVTLENISVQLDEITEKVKKMLRIKNPSHPSLWIAQGDCLVVEDFELQRQVVCALNSVLYEQLQYKGNECDYYNPLNSYIHQVLQRHTGIPISLSVLYMTLARKLGVRLEPVNFPNHFLLRWCQKPKGSEDIYDFVYIDAFGKGKQLTAKECEYLIGHQVTADYYSAISTTEVLLRMVGNLLNIGKRGEGNEKSYQLLRDSLDLYLTINPDNVQYLLLQARLYFHLGIWPEKVLDILQHIQALDPSQHGAVGYLVQHTLEHIQHKKHPVTPEVKKRCAPEHLEVQYSVGLIMKHKRSGYNCVIYGWDPKCTMSQEWITTMRVHQLSNGANQPFYNVLVQDGTCRYAAQENLEPHSAPLEIGHPEVGRYFSEFADTHYVANEELQTRYPEDMGETSGTVQELYHRLTPGSGNQEEAPASDQNSQHAMSM; encoded by the exons ATGGCGACGTCTGTAGCCAGAGAGGGACAACCAAGTCTTAATGGGATTATTTCCGACTCCCAAACAAAAAGACTGACCGACCTGCCGACCGAGTTACTCGAACACATCCTGTGCTTCCCTGTCCTCAAACATGTCGACATTTGTAACGTTTCCTGCTGCTGCAAGCGGCTACACGACGTTTGCCATGGAAGGGGGAAGGTCTGGGGACACCAATACAAACTCAG ATGGCCAAGGCTGCAGAGGTTTTACCGTCAGAACGAGTGCTGCGACTGGCTCAGAGAGTACAAAACACGGCACCGAGTTGGTATACAAATACGAAGGACTGTGGAATCATTCTCAAAGAGATTCTTCACAGAGGTT CCATGCGTTGGCCAGGTGTTGGGAGACAGCTTTGCAGAGATTGAGTCGCTTGGGATGCCGGAGCACTTCTGCGAAGATGAGCTCCTCTTCATTCTGAACTCTGACAAGAG GAAAAGTTTGACATTGAAGTACTATGCAAAGAAAATCCTTTACTTCCTGAGACAGCAGAACATCCTGAGGAGTCTGAAGACCTTTCTGGAGCGGCCCGCTGAGCAGCAGTCAGCTTTGGAAG GGGCTGTACTGGTGGATCAGTATTGTAACCCTCTGGCTGACGTCACACTGGAAAACATATCAGTCCAGCTGGATGAGATCACagagaaagtgaagaagatGCTGAGAATCAAGAACCCGTCTCACCCCAGCCTGTGGATCGCTCAGG GTGACTGTCTGGTTGTGGAGGACTTTGAGCTCCAGAGGCAGGTGGTGTGTGCCCTAAATTCTGTCTTGTATGAGCAGCTTCAATACAAAGGCAATGAGTGTGACTACTACAACCCGCTCAACTCTTACATCCACCAG GTGCTACAACGCCACACAGGCATTCCCATCAGCCTCTCTGTTCTCTACATGACACTGGCACGGAAGCTGGGTGTTCGGCTGGAGCCTGTCAACTTTCCCAATCACTTTCTTCTGCGTTGGTGCCAGAAACCAAAGGG GAGTGAGGACATCTATGATTTTGTCTACATTGACGCCTTTGGTAAAGGCAAGCAGCTGACGGCAAAGGAGTGCGAGTACCTCATTGGCCACCAGGTGACGGCAGATTATTACAGTGCCATCAGCACCACAGAGGTGCTGCTCAGGATGGTGGGAAATCTGCTCAACATTGGCAAGAGGGG GGAGGGCAATGAGAAATCCTACCAGCTGCTAAGAGACTCGCTGGACCTCTACCTCACAATCAACCCCGATAATGTGCAATATTTGCTGCTGCAGGCACGTCTCTACTTCCACCTGGGAATCTGGCCAGAAAAG GTGCTAGACATCCTGCAGCACATCCAGGCACTGGATCCCTCTCAGCATGGGGCAGTGGGTTACTTGGTGCAGCACACACTGGAGCACATCCAGCACAAGAAACATCCAGTAACACCTGAAGTGAAGAAGCGCTGCGCTCCAGAACACCTGGAGGTCCAGTATTCCGTCGGCCTTATTATGAAACATAAGAG GTCAGGTTATAACTGTGTGATCTACGGCTGGGACCCCAAATGCACCATGAGCCAGGAGTGGATCACCACCATGAGGGTCCACCAGCTGTCCAATGGGGCGAACCAGCCTTTTTACAATGTCCTCGTGCAGGATGGAACATGCCGCTACGCAGCGCAGG AGAACCTGGAGCCCCACTCAGCCCCACTGGAGATTGGTCACCCAGAGGTGGGTCGCTACTTCTCCGAGTTTGCCGACACCCACTACGTTGCCAATGAAGAACTGCAGACACGATACCCAGAGGACATGGGTGAGACCTCTGGGACGGTGCAGGAGCTCTATCATAGACTGACACCCGGCTCTGGGAACCAAGAGGAGGCTCCTGCCAGCGACCAAAACAGCCAACACGCCATGTCCATGTAG